A stretch of DNA from Cryptomeria japonica chromosome 4, Sugi_1.0, whole genome shotgun sequence:
cttttatttgaaaataaacaCACAGAAAGATGAGTCATCTTAGTACTCAGTCATTCCCACAAATCTAGAAAAATGCTTTCATCTAGATCACCTCAGCTACCCAGCACATGTTCAAAGAAAACAACTACCTTGATTTGAACTAGGAGTCTCCATTATGGCATTGGTTACTGGCTTTGACGATTTCAGTAGATCTCTATCCATGTGTGACTGCTACTCTATAAAACAATAAATAGATGCCTTCTTGCTAACTTAGTCTCCCTTTATTAGTTGCATACACCAAGGTTAATGTGCACAATACACATACATAATATTACCTTATTAACAACTTTCAATCACATCATTTATACATTATTAATAGGTAGAATTTTCTTTTTATTCAAAATTGTAAAAATAGAGCATACTAAGTTCTGAAAGATAATCTACATATCATATTCCATCATTATTCCTAGACAAAGATAATCAATGAATTTATAAGAAACTCTTATAACTAACTCATTACTCAACCAATCCACCCCCAACATGATAGGAGGgcaaattttatttgaaaataaagaCATAGAAAGATGAGTCATCTTAAGACTCAGCCTTTCCCACAAATCGAGGACAATTCTTTCATCTAGATATCCTCGGCTACCTAGCACATGTTTGAAGCAAACAACTATCTCAATCTGAACTAGGAGTCTCCATTATGGCATTGGTTACTGGTTTTGATAATTTCAATAAATCTATATCCAAGCTTGACTACTACCTTATAAAAGAACAATAGATGTCTTCTTGTTGACTTAGTCTCCCTTTATTAATTGCATACAACAAAGTTAACATGCACGATACACACATGCATAATATTACCATAAACCAACATTCAATCACATCATTTATACATACTAATATAGATTTCTCATAACATTTATAAGGTTGTCTAGTTAATAACAAAGCCCATAAGTCGGGATCAAAAGATGTATATCTAACATAACTATAATGTCCAAATCATGAAACAATAGTCTAATTAAACATAAGAGTTCATATAAAAAGACAATAAATAAGGCTCATCAGCCCTATTTATGTTTATTTGTCTTTGTTATGTACTAAGTTTAACTAGACTTTGTGGATGTATCTCTCTACCATCGTCCTTTTCTTTTATGTGCATTTTATAAATTATGCTTTATTAAATAAAGTTAAATAGGATATATTCTtagaaaaaagaaaataattaatagtAAATTTAATAATACTAAAATGATCATGTGACTTCTCATACCCACGCCAATacaattcaatttaatttttaattaataatatttgaaACTAAATAATATTTCAATATTTCTCATCAAAAGATATACATATTTAAGTTTCTAAATAATACATAATACAATCAATGATAATAAAATTCAcataattgaaaaatatctatagtAACTAGTATAGTTTTCGATTAGTATAATAATACAACTAATAATAATTAGCATGcacctatctttagaggaatacAAAGTATgtcaaaagatatcatatttgttcactattccactttaaaaattattatattgtaattaatattaaactaTTAATAAGATATTATTATACTATTATATGTTTTATATTTCTTAAACTCTTGACCAAAgtaaaaaatctattaagactacattcttattattatattattaatataatattaaattaagataAGTATGAAGTTAATTGATTGCATGATGGAGATCGCAGAATTGATTAATTAGTTAAAATCAGATTGAATgataattgaaagaagaaaataactaaatttttgttttttgcttttcaTACATTTAATTGTCACAACATttttgcatccattatgtgagtatgCTACAACGAAACATGATTATAATAAAACAAACATACATTATTCTAAAATTAAATTTTTCCATTAAATGAATAGAATTTTTAAAGATAATTCCAAGAAACATTCACTATGTTGGGCGACAGCTATGAAAACATTCCAACCTATTGGAAGATGTCGCCTGGTTTGTGTGGAAATCAGAAAGAAAATTGCACAAATCATTTCGAGAAGTAGATCTGACGTTGTCTTCGCCAGACTTTTAACTGTAACACACATAATAACGAAGGCGACCGTGTCCAGAGAGAAGAAGCGAAATACTGTGGATATTAAATACTGGAGAACCAATTCTGAATGATCATATTATGTGCTGCTTTTCTCCCAAGTCATTCAGAGCCAACAAGATGCGTAACGAACGTCTGATTTTGCATCCTGAGAATGCAGGAACCATACGACTCCTCTCTCTTTTCCTCTCAGGGAATGACCATGGCTTCAAAGAATATCTCGAGGATTCCATGCCTCAAAATCGATGGATTATAAAGATTACTATGCTTGTTATTAAAATTTTCCATTCTGTGGCTAAACCCATGGCCAGGATTGGATCTTACATTGAATTCATCTTGAATCTATTAACAAACAATGGGGAATTCACAGGAATAACCTGCAGGCTCCTAAGAGGTTTAGATCCAGCTTTATGTTTCTTATTTTATAGGGAACCTTGTTTCTATTCTAGGGTAGTTTGTCTATTTGAACTGCCTATATTCTTTTGGCATCAATCTTTTTGTTAATAAGGTTTCGATGTTTTGAATCTCCCGATTGGATTGGCTGTAATCGTAACATAtagtttgtttctttttgttttggtTTGATCAGGGGATCACGTGGAAATGCCCAAGAGGGGAACAGAAAACTTCATCAGTTTCATTGGACACTTGGATGGTAGTCTAGATTTAGACCATAGTACTGAAAACATTATCAAATCGGGAAGCAGATATTGCGCGGATATCTCTATGATGGCTTCCAAAATAGCATATGAAAATGAGTCTGTTATCAGGAATGTTGTCATCAAACGTTGGAAGGTATTTACAATTTCGTGTGTTTCATACTCGTGCTCTAGGTTTTTGCTTTTATTCCATTCGTTGATTATTGATGTAGATCTCTCTGCAGACATTATGGCTAAATTTTTACATTGAAACCTTAAATGCAGATTCATTTCGTGGAGTTCTTCAACTGCTGGAATCGTAAGAAACCCACCATTATTCGTTTTCATGCTTTGTTGTCCAATTAAATAATGTAATGAGATTTTCATAGGAATCGCAGAAAAAACGTCCTCCTGACTGTGGGAAATATGAATTCTAGAAAATTGTGCTATGAGCTTATATTTTTTTTCTAGCATTAGTTGGAATTTAGGAATTTTCATGTACATGTTGGGGTGTTCTGCCATAGGTGTTCTTATAATACCATTCAACTATATGTTCAGGTCAGAATTCTTGAAAAAGAAATCCACCGAAGCATTCATATTCTGTGATAAGACAGAAAATACAAAATTGATGGTGATTGCATTCAGAGGCACAGAACCATTCGATGCAACCGATTGGAGCACCGACTTCGACATCTCCTTATACAAAGTGGAGCCAATTGGGagaattcatcttggatttcttgaaGCAATGGGCATAGCAGATCGTTCTGACGAACAAGTTGCCCAATTTCATCTAAAACCCAATTCAAGCAATGGGTGGCCAGACAATCTCTCAAAAGACCATGAAAAGCCTCTGGCTTACCATGCCATTAGAGGTACACTAAAAAAATTGCTGGAAGAACACAAGGATGCCAAGTTTATTGTCACAGGGCACAGTCTGGGTGGTGCTCTTGCAATACTATTTCCTGCAATACTACTTCTACATAACCAGAAAAAGCTCCTGGAAAAGTTGTTTGCAGTTTATACATTTGGGCAACCAAGAGTTGGTGATGAAGATATGGGAAATTATATGAATAAAAACATCAACCAACCTCAGCCAAGGTACTTCAGAGTAGTATACTGCAATGACATGATTCCCAGGTTGCCATACGATGATAAAGAGTTCCTGTTCAAGCATTTCGGAGCATGCATCTACTACAGTAGCTGCTACAAACAGAAAGtaaattttctttgattttccattTTTGCTATATATAATTTATACTTCCTGCAAATTGAGAAAACTTAGAGAATAAGAGTTTTCATCTCTTttctaattcaaaatataattgcaattgaaGCAAAGGTGATGGGTGATTGTTACATTTAAAGTTGTTGCTTCTTTCTTATTTGAGATTATATCTACAGATCAACTAATTTCCCTTTTTATGCCTTGACAGACACTGAAAGAAGAACCCAACAGAAATTTTTCGGCCTTCTATTGCATTTCAAATTTCATAAATGCAATAtgggagcttatgcagagcattaTAATTGGGCATACAAATGGAAAAGATTTCAGAGAAGGATGGCTTGGAATGGTATTCAGATGCGTGGGGATTGTATTACCAGGCATCTCAGCTCACAGCCCTGTCAACTACGTTGCCATACGATTGGGCCCGCCTTCATTTCATGCGCCCGTTACAAACAGGGTTTCTTGATATACTTTTATATATGTACATTCACAATTAAACAACTAACTTTATAATCTGCATGCCATACGATTTATCGTTAGTTTGTAATCTGCATTACAACCATAGCGCTCTCGTTAGTTTTTTCCATTTGTTTTCTTTATGAATAGTGTAATATACATGTAGCAGATAACGTAAAGGCTATTAAAGGCTTTTTACAGCAGCAGGCCTCCTCCCAACCTCTCCCCCCCCAcacatatatatcataataaagtagGGTCGCTGCCAATGGCTGTCGATTATTGTTTTTTCTGAGACTGTGCAACATTTTATTCAATTGGTATTATTAGAAGAAAAACAGTGTCATTTTGTATCCAATTTCTTCTACTTTTGGTCTGGAATGCTAAGACTTATGACCTCCAAGCTTCCTCTAGAATTCTGTTTTTATCTCATTCAATGCTAATATAATGTGTGTTGTCATTGCCTCTACTTTCACCAAATAATTACTGGGAAAACACGTCAGTTTTATAATGATATAATTCTTTCTCTCAGTCACACTAGTTTGCTGGGACGTGTAGGATTACATCCTGACTATTTGATATCATAATtat
This window harbors:
- the LOC131050012 gene encoding triacylglycerol lipase OBL1-like, giving the protein MRNERLILHPENAGTIRLLSLFLSGNDHGFKEYLEDSMPQNRWIIKITMLVIKIFHSVAKPMARIGSYIEFILNLLTNNGEFTGITCRLLRGDHVEMPKRGTENFISFIGHLDGSLDLDHSTENIIKSGSRYCADISMMASKIAYENESVIRNVVIKRWKIHFVEFFNCWNQFLKKKSTEAFIFCDKTENTKLMVIAFRGTEPFDATDWSTDFDISLYKVEPIGRIHLGFLEAMGIADRSDEQVAQFHLKPNSSNGWPDNLSKDHEKPLAYHAIRGTLKKLLEEHKDAKFIVTGHSLGGALAILFPAILLLHNQKKLLEKLFAVYTFGQPRVGDEDMGNYMNKNINQPQPRYFRVVYCNDMIPRLPYDDKEFLFKHFGACIYYSSCYKQKTLKEEPNRNFSAFYCISNFINAIWELMQSIIIGHTNGKDFREGWLGMVFRCVGIVLPGISAHSPVNYVAIRLGPPSFHAPVTNRVS